Proteins encoded together in one Chryseobacterium sp. G0201 window:
- a CDS encoding DUF3037 domain-containing protein yields the protein MQEDKIYEYAVIRLVPKVEREEFFNIGLVLFSKKEKFIRMEYYLCPDKFKLMHSKLDYEDIIQNLESFQKIANGDKNGGPIAQLEVPERFRWLTAVRSSVVQTSRPHPGKSKDLEKTFGKLFEELVK from the coding sequence ATGCAAGAGGATAAAATTTACGAATACGCTGTAATACGCTTGGTTCCAAAGGTTGAGAGAGAAGAATTTTTCAACATCGGACTTGTGTTGTTTTCTAAAAAAGAAAAATTCATCAGGATGGAATATTATCTGTGTCCGGATAAATTTAAACTGATGCACAGCAAACTTGATTATGAAGACATTATTCAAAATCTGGAAAGCTTTCAAAAAATTGCAAATGGCGATAAAAATGGCGGACCGATTGCCCAACTGGAAGTCCCTGAACGTTTCCGTTGGCTGACGGCGGTGAGAAGTTCTGTAGTACAGACTTCAAGACCTCATCCGGGGAAATCTAAAGATCTGGAAAAGACTTTTGGTAAACTTTTTGAAGAGTTAGTAAAATAA
- a CDS encoding alpha/beta hydrolase has translation MKSLSNSISIYRFSRNLFFVLFLNLFTLSFSQLPFEPKTGKSTLLPEKANVSENIIYKTNQNGDQMALDIYTPKDTSSEKLPVVIYVYGGGWVKGDKTIRSETYIEDMFLKLVEKKYAVIAINYTLLSEKIHFPLPLQDTKDAIRWVRKNAEKYNFDTNNIGLFGASSGAHLSMLAAYTQDNEFVGSPELASYSAKVNYVVDNFGPADLNTLLHTRIGKVPVFFVGLIFSNKIVTLRENLVDGISGYDIKKDKRKVVKYFKTVSPITYADTAVPTLIVQGDKDKVVPLQQSKKLSRKLKKANVQNSLIIVKDGMHGFGTTDKTYLNQIDDEMVNFIVSQKKN, from the coding sequence ATGAAATCATTATCGAACAGCATATCAATCTACAGGTTTTCAAGAAACCTGTTTTTTGTTTTATTTTTAAATTTATTTACTTTAAGTTTTTCTCAGCTTCCATTTGAACCCAAAACCGGGAAAAGTACGCTGTTACCGGAAAAGGCAAACGTTTCTGAAAATATTATCTACAAAACCAATCAAAATGGTGATCAAATGGCTTTGGATATCTACACGCCAAAAGATACCTCATCAGAGAAACTTCCTGTTGTAATTTATGTCTACGGAGGAGGATGGGTAAAAGGTGATAAAACCATACGGTCAGAGACTTATATTGAAGATATGTTTCTAAAATTGGTTGAAAAAAAATATGCTGTAATTGCAATAAACTACACCTTATTAAGTGAAAAAATTCATTTTCCGTTACCGCTTCAGGATACTAAAGACGCGATAAGATGGGTGAGAAAAAATGCTGAAAAATATAATTTTGACACCAATAATATCGGATTATTCGGAGCTTCGTCGGGCGCTCATCTTTCTATGCTAGCTGCCTACACTCAAGATAACGAATTCGTTGGAAGTCCGGAATTAGCCTCATATTCTGCAAAAGTAAATTACGTTGTTGATAATTTTGGCCCGGCAGATCTTAATACACTTCTTCATACACGCATCGGAAAAGTTCCTGTTTTTTTCGTAGGATTAATATTTTCAAACAAAATTGTGACTTTGAGAGAAAATCTTGTCGATGGAATTTCCGGATATGATATTAAAAAAGATAAAAGAAAGGTTGTAAAATATTTTAAAACCGTATCTCCGATAACTTATGCAGATACCGCCGTTCCTACTTTAATTGTACAGGGAGACAAGGATAAGGTGGTTCCGTTACAGCAATCTAAAAAACTCAGCAGAAAGCTTAAAAAAGCCAATGTTCAAAATTCTTTGATCATTGTAAAGGATGGAATGCACGGTTTTGGAACAACCGACAAAACCTATCTTAATCAAATCGATGATGAAATGGTAAATTTTATTGTTTCACAAAAGAAGAATTAA
- a CDS encoding HipA family kinase: MLDLRTVTVVRYILPLREGGSLPALAEADDDFKYVLKFRGAGHGVKMLISELLGGKITEVLGLQIPELVFVNLDVDFGRTEADEEIQDLLKFSEGLNLGLHYLSESIAYDPSVKINPLLASKIVWLDAFITNIDRTFKNTNLLMWHKELWVIDNGASFYFHHSWQNFDTAAKTPFKYVKDHVLLPQAKMLDEADKFAKEVLNDTVFREIVNLIPEDWLHWNDADETPEEIREVYFNFLKTRLENSEIFLNEAKNARG; encoded by the coding sequence CTGTAGTGCGTTATATTCTGCCACTTCGCGAGGGAGGTTCGCTTCCGGCTCTGGCAGAGGCTGATGATGATTTTAAGTATGTATTGAAATTCCGTGGTGCAGGTCATGGCGTTAAAATGCTCATTTCTGAACTGTTAGGCGGGAAGATCACTGAGGTTTTAGGACTGCAAATTCCAGAATTGGTTTTTGTAAATCTTGATGTTGATTTCGGTCGAACTGAAGCGGATGAAGAAATTCAGGACTTGCTGAAGTTTTCGGAAGGTTTGAATTTAGGATTACATTATCTTTCCGAATCAATCGCTTATGATCCGAGTGTGAAAATTAATCCGCTTCTGGCATCAAAAATCGTTTGGCTGGATGCTTTTATCACCAATATCGACCGTACTTTCAAGAATACCAATCTTTTAATGTGGCATAAAGAATTGTGGGTTATTGATAATGGTGCCTCATTTTATTTCCATCATTCTTGGCAAAATTTTGATACAGCAGCGAAAACTCCGTTCAAATATGTAAAAGACCATGTTTTGCTTCCACAGGCGAAAATGTTGGATGAAGCAGATAAATTCGCAAAAGAAGTTTTAAATGATACTGTTTTCAGAGAAATCGTCAATTTGATTCCTGAAGATTGGTTACATTGGAATGATGCCGATGAAACACCTGAAGAAATTCGCGAAGTTTATTTTAACTTCCTGAAAACGCGATTAGAAAATTCTGAAATCTTTTTAAACGAAGCCAAAAATGCAAGAGGATAA